From a single Aquarana catesbeiana isolate 2022-GZ linkage group LG09, ASM4218655v1, whole genome shotgun sequence genomic region:
- the FAM120C gene encoding constitutive coactivator of PPAR-gamma-like protein 2 isoform X3: MIRFRVKVFQSLEDHHLEVVSFFRENGFHGLIAHDSEYALCNIPSYYSSHALKLSWNGKNLTTNQFLMQEVAKQLGLKMSNFPIFAALLGNHILPDEDLAAFHWSLLGPDHPLASLKVRAHQLVLPPCDVVIKAVSEYVATIKDASNLDTVGKDIFRHSQSRTDDKIERFKKAVEYYSVATKQRPPQMNPSPFVVAGYPHNQFGVPPIHHNHMGGMPVGKPMFSHHMPPKLPYQHHPFPPGPNSGFVFPPHPMGDLSHFHDDNFLKAGPFSSWSIPYDTNAAKFPNHLTLKPSPSSGHNSSPSSSSDEDQNSAASNHVTDARQHKTNWEESSGEKMTQNWGHQSGSGESQQNMGQNESQIPSLLSMATRNHMDITTPPLPPVAPEVLRVAEHRHRRGLMYPYIYHVLTKGEIKLPVCIEDECNTDLPPATILFRPARQYVYGVLFSLAETQRRLERLAMRRRLPVDVPPVIIKEWSAYKGKSPQTPELVSALTFREWTCPNLKKLWLGKAVEDKNRRMRAFLACMKSDTPSMLNPANVPTHLLLMCCVLRYMMQWPGGRILFRHELDSFLAQAVSAQLYEPDQLQELKIEKLDARGVQLAALFMSGVDTALFANDACGQPVPWEHCCPWIYFDGKLFQSKLNRAGREKAPLIDLCDGQAEQAAKVEKMRQSILEGINFNRQPPPPLLPPPPFMPPMMPPFYPVPLYPRAMGSMPPPPPGRNRGFSGVHPIPPQGGKLEIAGMVVGQWAGSKPSRGRGAFGMQVVSVGGPGKGRGRDPAANKMAKPNKKVSKQGSTDSRSPSQVNGTSGNPVTEEESSSQTIACALSRDCSDPCSNGNASHFTGISSEGGDNCRDDKLGPTALQKEE, translated from the exons gtgttTCAGAGCTTGGAGGATCATCACCTGGAAGTGGTTTCTTTTTTCCGGGAGAACGGATTTCATGGCCTCATTGCCCACGACTCTGAATATGCTTTGTGTAACATCCCATCTTACTACAGCTCTCATGCTCTCAAGCTCAGCTGGAATGGGAAGAATCTGACCACCAACCAATTTCTGATGCAGGAAGTCGCCAAGCAGCTTGGCCTGAAGATGAGCAATTTCCCCATCTTTGCTGCTCTCTTGG GTAATCATATTCTTCCTGACGAAGATTTAGCTGCGTTTCATTGGAGTTTGCTGGGACCAGATCATCCTCTTGCATCGTTGAAG GTCCGTGCCCACCAGCTTGTCCTACCGCCTTGTGATGTCGTGATAAAAGCCGTTTCTGAGTATGTGGCAACAATCAAAGATGCTTCTAATTTGGACACCGTGGGGAAGGATATATTCAGACACTCTCAG TCCAGGACAGACGATAAGATTGAACGATTCAAAAAAGCTGTGGAATATTACTCTGTTGCAACCAAACAGCGTCCGCCCCAAATGAACCCGTCGCCCTTTGTTG TTGCAGGATACCCTCACAATCAATTTGGAGTTCCACCTATTCATCATAATCATATGGGAGGAATGCCTGTTGGGAAGCCCATG tttAGCCATCATATGCCTCCAAAGCTACCCTATCAGCATCACCCGTTTCCTCCAGGACCCAACTCTGGATTTGTGTTTCCTCCTCACCCGATGGGCGACCTATCTCACTTTCACGATGACAACTTTCTGAAGGCGGGACCATTCTCAAGCTGGTCCATACCATATGACACAAATGCTGCCAAGTTCCCCAATCACTTGACTTTGAAGCCTTCTCCTTCATCTGGTCATAATTCCTCCCCGTCCTCTTCTTCTGACGAAGATCAGAATAGTGCAGCATCAAA TCATGTCACAGATGCTAGACAGCACAAGACTAATTGGGAGGAATCCTCCGGAGAGAAGATGACACAGAACTGGGGCCACCAGTCAGGATCTGGAGAATCCCAACAAAATATGGGACAAAATGAATCTCAGATTCCATCCCTGCTATCCATGGCGACCAGAAACCACATGGATATCACCACGCCACCTTTACCTCCTGTGGCTCCTGAAGTATTACGAGTAGCAGAGCACAGACATCGACGGGGTCTAATGTACCCGTACATCTACCATGTCCTCACAAAG GGTGAGATTAAATTGCCAGTGTGCATAGAGGATGAATGCAACACTGATCTCCCCCCTGCCACCATTCTTTTCCGCCCAGCACGCCAATATGTATACGGAGTCTTATTCAGCCTGGCTGAGACTCAGAGGCGGCTTGAGCGGCTAGCCATGCGCAGGCGTCTGCCAGTGGATG TTCCGCCAGTGATAATTAAAGAGTGGTCTGCCTATAAAGGAAAGTCCCCTCAGACTCCAGAGCTGGTATCGGCCTTGACCTTCAGAGAATGGACTTGTCCTAATTTGAAGAAACTGTGGCTTGGCAAAGCTGTAGAAGACAAAAACCGCCGAATGAGAGCGTTCCTGGCCTGTATGAAGTCGGACACACCCAGCATGTTGAACCCAGCTAATGTGCCCACACATCTCCTCCTCATGTGCTGTGTGCTTCG GTATATGATGCAGTGGCCTGGAGGTAGAATATTATTTAGGCACGAGCTGGATTCATTTCTAGCACAGGCTGTATCTGCACAACTTTATGAGCCCGACCAGCTACAGGAGCTCAAG ATTGAGAAACTGGATGCTCGGGGTGTGCAGCTGGCAGCTCTCTTCATGAGTGGAGTGGATACCGCACTGTTTGCCAATGACGCCTGCGGCCAGCCTGTTCCTTGGGAGCACTGCTGTCCATGGATTTACTTTGATGGGAAGCTGTTCCAGAGCAAGCTAAACCGAGCAGGAAGGGAGAAAGCACCTTTAATCGATCTTTGTGACGGTCAG GCAGAACAGGCAGCCAAAGTGGAGAAGATGAGACAAAGCATCTTAGAGGGGATCAATTTTAATCGCCAGCCTCCTCCACCACTTCTGCCTCCACCACCTTTCATGCCCCCCATGATGCCACCCTTTTACCCTGTTCCACTGTACCCCAGAGCCATGGGCTCCatgcccccacctcctcctggaagAAACAGAGGTTTTTCAG GCGTTCATCCTATTCCACCACAAGGGGGCAAGCTGGAGATTGCTGGTATGGTGGTTGGTCAGTGGGCAGGCAGTAAACCTTCCCGTGGCCGGGGAGCTTTTGGGATGCAGGTGGTCTCGGTTGGGGGTCCAGGAaaagg GCGTGGAAGAGATCCTGCTGCTAACAAAATGGCAAAACCAAACAAAAAAGTGAGCAAGCAG GGGTCAACAGACAGCCGCAGCCCTTCTCAAGTCAACGGGACCAGTGGAAACCCTGTTACAGAAGAAGAATCCAGCTCACAAACTATAGCATGTGCCTTATCCAGAGATTGCAGTGACCCTTGCAGCAATGGCAATGCCTCTCACTTTACTGGGATAAGTAGTGAAGGCGGGGACAACTGCCGCGATGACAAACTGGGTCCAACTGCCCTCCAAAAGGAGGAGTGA